CCAGTAAAAACAACCAAACCAAATTCAGGTTGTGATTGTAGGAATGGACTTCCTCATTAAATGAGCTATTGGACATAACACTGGAAAATTTCTTGTTTTGTATTTCCTTTTCATGTTCTGATGGACAAAACATCATCATGCAAAAGCATTGTGTTGAGTAATGGCCATCAAATGAAAACCATAGGAATTGCAGTTTTTCACTATGGAACTGAGTATATGCATACAATGCGAAAGAAAATGTAACTTGCGCAATTAAAAAGCAAGAGGTGATGAATTACGTTTTGCACAGTTACTTGTTCAAGTTCAATGCGAGCGTAGACGTCATTCTTCGCCAGAGCCATGATATCACTGCAGAAACAGGCAAGACTGAAAATTAAGATACTCCAAGAGGATAAAAAAAGgcaaataaagtaatgggatcaGCTATGTAAGTTTCTCTTAAGTTAGTCTGAAGATTgtgccaagacagctttcatTTTGATTTAATGTACTCGATTTCATGGAACATCATAAAGAGAGCATTCAACCATGTAATATATATACAAAGGTGATATATTAGGGAATCAGTAAAAAAGATAACATGTCTTTGCCAAGTTTCACGAAAACTGGCAAAGAGCTAAGGTTCAGAACATCcaaaatatattttttaaaaaaaaataaacaaagatTATGCCAAATGGACAGGAGGTTTAAGAGTGTGTGTTTTCCAACACACAGCAGCCCCTTCTTTTTTAGCTTAATAGATGAACCTATGATGTATTTTTTTCGGGCAAAAGATCACTGGAAGATAAAAGCAGTTAGCTTTTATGGACTTAGGAGAATGATCATAAAATTGGTAGCAGTGCTGGTAAACTGGAAAACATAGTTCTAGCTCCTGAATTTCTAAAAGCCTCGAACAATAGACCCTGAGCACTATCCGGAAACCAGATAAATGTGAAGTTCTCTAGAGTTTAGATCCATAAAAGATTTGTTTTCATTTGAAATACCTTGTTGATATGCATCTTGCTATCTTGGGAATAGATAGATGGTACAGATGTATAAAGGACTGAGCAGAAGAAATGTCAAAAGTCATGGGGTGGCTAAGTAATGGTAAAAGGTAGCAACTAGGATCTCAGGACCGAAGTTTTACAAAAAACAATTTCATTTAGCATAATGTCATTTACCCACACAAAGGCGAATGCCACAAGTAATAGCTAACCACTTTGACCTTATCAAATATCATCACAAAAAGTTCACAGTTCACACCCCCTCCACGAAACACACCATAGCTAGCCAAGTATCGAATGTTGGAGACAACAATAAAAATCAGACAAGGACCAGTTTCTTGACTTATTTTGAGGTGCACTGTGCCATCACACTAAGATGCAGAGGCACAGTGCAACACTTCATCTGGCAGAATCGCAGAAGCCACTTGGTTTCATCAATATAATATAACAGAACAGGATAACAGCGCAGCAAAAGCAAATGTTACAGTATGCAAACCTGAGTGAGTAGACGTCACGGAGGGATCCATTGTCATCAACTATAGGAATTGAGCTTACTCTATCTGGAGAAGAATGAATCGACATAATAGTTCAATTCAGTAACAGTTACTTTATAAAGATTGACAGCTATAAGTTCAGAAGCAGCACATGCAGTTCAAAAAAAAATGGCTTTGAATCTCCGCAAACATGGAAAAAAACAGTAAGCAGTCAAAAAAAAATGGCATTTCAAATGCACTTGGTATGAGTTCATTGCTCATACACAACTTCATACCGTAAATCCATTTGTCTGAATCCTAGTTAACGAACCAGTCAAATAATTCCATAAATACTGATACAACATTGCTCACTAAGTTCTCAAATAGGCTAGTAAAGATGCATTTCCTAATGTGCCACTGCAGCAGCAAACCAGTaaggtataaaattaatttgtAAGGGAACACATTATACAGATCAATTGTACATTAATCTAGACATTAAATGCTCTTGCTGGGTGCAACATTTAGTTTTGCAGGAATCCAACAGGTAAAACTGAGGAACATTCCTTTTTCCTACTTTAAAAAGTCATGATTCAACAATACCAGAAACTGGATTGTTTCAGTAACAAGTACACAAATTGTAACAGTTGGAGCCTAAAGTGATGCGATGCATGATCCTACCTATCACCTAAGGAGTTACATGTTAGAAAGCTTTCATGCACATTCTGTGGTACAATTTAGTTCATACCTTCACTGTTGATTTGAAATTGTTATCTGCATTATTCAAGAAGAGCTAATCACATGATTAAGTTGATTTCGTAGTAACCTATTGCCGTTTATGATCTTAACAGTTGGGAACATAAATATGAATACTGCATCTGAAATGTCAAGATACCTTGAAGCAGCAGATCCAGGCAGGAATTTAATGGAGAACTCAGTCGCAAAGTTCTGAGCAGTCTGTTACTTGTTCTCCCTGTATGTGGAGACCAAGTACCAATAGGAATATTGAGAAGCTGATTGTGCAGAAGAGAAAAACCTTCAGCCTGTTCTTGTAGCTTCGAGAAAAGAACTAAAAACATCAACAAGATAAAAGTTAGTTTAATTTGACACAGCTGAAATTAATCAAGTAATGGGTCATTAGTCTTATAGAACAATATCATACATTTCAAAATCCCCTGAAGGGTTGCAAGATTAAGCAAAGGCATCCCTGATGAATCTGGCAACGACTTAAAGATAGGAACTGAAGATATTTCATTTCTGATTATAGTCAGTGCCACATCCACTAAATTATCTGAATCCTTAACCTGAAGAAAGACATATAGCGCCATAAGATAGAAAAATAAGTGTTTACTAGAAATGTTTAGCTCCAATCAATGCAGAATATTCAAGAAAAACTATTGTGAGATTATTACAAGTCCAGTCCCTCCCAGCCCACGAGAAAAGGCACCATCCTTAGTACAGGAGAAAAGAATCTCATATTGCCATGCACATTCCTCAATGAGCAGGTCAAATAATCATAAGGAACAATATTCCAAAAAGTGAAAAAAAAAGTTATATCCATTTTTATCTTCATTCGTGACACAACCTCATTCATCATCACCATATACATCTTTTCTACAATCATTTGACAGATTTTGATGGGGCAAATAATGGTAATATCTATTAGTGTCAATTTTGTTCCTCTTGCAAGGTGATAGACAATTTGGAGTTCGCCTGACACAGATGGCATTAAGATTAATATTATATTGGAGACCATATTAAGAATCCCGTACACAATATCTTTTCAGATTTTGATGGTGCTGTTTAACTGTTTATACAGAAAAataaattgaaaaaaaaaatctggcAGATATATGGAGAAGTACATGAATTAATGGCCTTCTCTGCATGGCAGCACCATCAGGCCCACCATAAAACTGCAGTTTTGCTTCTTTCCAAGCAGAAATGGGATGCATTTCAAGCTCTTCATTGCCAAGAGCCCTTATGTTTCTCTGCAACTGCAGAGCAAACAATAATCAGTAAAAACATAAAATGCCTTCAAGGAGAAACTCTGGTTTATTCATTCTTACCTTTCTCAACATTAATACAAAATCAGATGCAGTGAGCATGCCTGTTATGGTTCCCTGATGGTCGTCCCAGAGAGGAACTAAAGCAAGGCCCTGAAAACACAAAAAGTTAATTGAAAGCTACTCTAAAATGATTTAATCAGCAGAAGGGGACACCAAAGTTGGCTAGAGGTCCACACGGTATATGACGACAACACGCACAAACAATAATTTAACAGGCAAATAGGACCTTAAAAGGGCACAATTGCCTATTTGTCAAAGTTATTTCATTCTGAATGGATGTAAAGTCATGCCAGTTGTAGTTGCAGGTACAGATGAAAGAAATGCCTGCTTCTAGGAGTTTTGTTGTTTGTCCAGTTATAGACCataataaataaaataaatttaacTGCTTCTAAAAATGAGGATGATAGTTTCCAGAACATCTTCGAAAATTCTTCAATAATAAAAATAAAACAGAACAAAGTTCATGTGAGAGCAAAGGAGCACCACAAAGGAAAAATGAATGTTTTGAGCAATTCTTCCAAGAACAGCAGCACACATACCTCGTCATGCATTATTTTAAATGCTTGCTTAACAGGAAGCTGAGTGTCCAAAATTGCTAGCTGAAATGTTCATATGAACACCAATTATTCACATAGTCTAAAGCAAAATGATAACTTATAAGTTACAAGGAAAGAACCTAACCTTGCTAGAAAGAGGAACAACATCATATATGGTATTATGTAATAATATTCCAGAGATCCTATGGCGGAAAACTGCTATTTGCATGCCTGGGTTTTGAGATGAAGGCTCTGGAGGCATCTGTTTGGACATTAAGACCACAGTATATAACAGATCTATAGTTCAGGAATATGCAAAACAGAAAATACAATATCAAACTTTTAAGACATACTGTTGTCAAAATGGTACCCTCATCCATATTAATTCCTCTGATAGGAGAAGGCTCTGGCTGCACAACTTGTTGTGCATTGTTTTCCACAAGCACTTCATTGCTGATCAGTCCATATTCATCACGCATAATGGGTTTCGACTCATCACACCTCCAGACACCATCAACCAAAAATCGGTACTGAATTGCACCAGAAGGAAACATAAATGTATGTAATGGCACCAAAAAGAAAAGTAACAGGAGCAAGAGAATATTTTATGCAATAGCCGGGCAGTGTGCACTGGTACAGTAAATATCCAATAGTGGAATATCATCTTCAAATAGTTTGCTAACCTTTGAATGGAACCAAACAATCACATGTGAACATTATAGCTGACAGAATTACAAATAACAAAGGTGTGAGTTTGGTACCAATGCGCAATGTTACCTCCAAGAATTACAtagaaaataaatcaaaaaaAGCCAAACATCTAATATAAAAACCCATTGTGAATATGCCAAATATCTAATGTTTCTATCAATTGCTAGGAATTGGAAGAAATATATCTTGAAGAAATGGTTCGCAATAGTTGGTTGCTAAATAAGGACAGCCGAGAATTAAGGGGCATTCAGTACGTATTTAGTGTAACTGCAAGTATTAATTGCCACCAGGGAAAAAGAGTCACAATAAATAAATTCCCTGTACACATGGAACGAAATGACAAAAGTGGAAACCTTAGAGACAGAGGTATGACTGTATTTAACAGTAACTCACTTTATAATGACACTGAAGGGATGCTTATGTGATGCAGCAACCAACTGTTGTGACATTTTCCTTTATGGCAGTCACTACACGACGGCTAAAGCCCCTTGTCGGAAACGACAGAGACAGTGGGATGTGGGCGGTACCCGGACACCTATGCCACGTCTGCCGCTATAGGATATACCAACCTTTTAACACCTATGTCCATGGTTTATGCAACGTTAGAACCCAAGACTGGTGAACTACATTACTGAATAAGGAGTTCCAAATGCCGAATACCGCCCATGAACCATGTATTTGAGATCAGAAGATACTTAACTCCAATATTCATTTCAACATTCACTAACTACCAATGGAAAACCATCCACGTGCCCCACAAAAATCCAGCGGGTACATCAGCTATGCATAGAAACAGAATAGCTCCCTCCAAGACACCAACAACACTTCCCACCTTGGGCACGCAAGGATCATCAGCGACCGCACACACCACCACCCAGCGCCTCAACACCCACCCGCTACAACTACCAACTAACCGCAGATGCATTTCTTCCCGTAGCAGTCTGGCAAAACCGCACACCGCGACATACCAAGCGGAATCAAACCCAGGATCCCTATCTGTCATCAAGCATAATTCTAAACAGTCATGGAAAGTAACAACCGTGCAAGATAAAGGCTCAATTCTATCCACAAGGACGCCAATCGAGAACTCGCAGACATACCTATCCAGAGCAAACTACCAAGCAGTGGAACAAATCCAAGCGCGGGAACGACGACACACAATCAATCAGGCGCGAGGCGAAGCAGCGACCCACCTGGTAAACCCCGGGGGGCAGATCGAAGACGACCTGGAACTCGGTCCCGACCAGCGCCATGGGGTACTCCCTCCACCTGCGACCACAAAGCAAGAGCGGGAACCAGGAATCAGGCATTACATCCCCCTCTGCCACCGCAAAGCCGAACCCAGACGGGGAGAaaccgcaaaaaaaaaaaaacaa
The sequence above is drawn from the Panicum hallii strain FIL2 chromosome 7, PHallii_v3.1, whole genome shotgun sequence genome and encodes:
- the LOC112900006 gene encoding sucrose nonfermenting 4-like protein; this translates as MVLQRFSWPYGGRHAAFCGSFTGWREYPMALVGTEFQVVFDLPPGVYQYRFLVDGVWRCDESKPIMRDEYGLISNEVLVENNAQQVVQPEPSPIRGINMDEGTILTTMPPEPSSQNPGMQIAVFRHRISGILLHNTIYDVVPLSSKLAILDTQLPVKQAFKIMHDEGLALVPLWDDHQGTITGMLTASDFVLMLRKLQRNIRALGNEELEMHPISAWKEAKLQFYGGPDGAAMQRRPLIHVKDSDNLVDVALTIIRNEISSVPIFKSLPDSSGMPLLNLATLQGILKFLFSKLQEQAEGFSLLHNQLLNIPIGTWSPHTGRTSNRLLRTLRLSSPLNSCLDLLLQDRVSSIPIVDDNGSLRDVYSLSDIMALAKNDVYARIELEQVTVQNALDVQYQVQGRRQCHTCLQTSTLLEVLEELCIPGVRRVVVIEQSTRFVEGIISLRDIFTFLLG